From the genome of Thiomicrorhabdus indica:
CTATGAAGGCTCCGGCCGTGGGTTTGAATTACGTTTTAAACAAAGCTTGAACCAACTGACACCAGATTGGAAAAACTTCCATATTCACCAACCTGTTCGCTGGGCTGACAACGATCCTCTAGAAATTGCAACCAACCAAGCGTTATTACTTAACGCAAATCTATCATCCGCAAAACCACCAAAAAAATTCTCGCTTCAATCTGCGCTTGAAAAGGGTCAACTAACCATCAAAAACTATACGAGCCAACAACTTCTTGCCAAGCCCGAACAACTCAAAGCCATGTTTACTCTCTTGGTCCAAGCACACTATCAAACCAGCCCAAATGACCTACAGCATTTATTGAGTGCTCCTAACCTAAGAATTAGTGCCTGTTTATTTGACAATACACCTGTAGCAATTTGCTTAAGCATTGAAGAAGGCGGAATAAATTCCACCAACCAACAATTACAAGGGCACTTAGTTCCTCAACTTGTTAGCCGCTTCTATGCTCTACCAGATTTCCTAACCCTTAAAAGCTGGCGTATTATGCGCATTGCCGTTCACCCAGAATGGCAAAATCAGCAAATAGGCTCCAATTTAATCCAATTCGTTTTAGCACAGGCCAAAACCAATAAAATCGATTATGTCAGTGGCAGCTTTGGGGTGACACCAGAGCTGTTTCGGTTTTGGCAAAAACTGGAGTTCCGAGCCCTTCATATCGGCAACAAACGAGATAAAGCCAGTGGACAACACAATTTAATTGTGGCTAAGCCAATGAGCGCACTGTCTCAAAAATATATTGCAACCATACAACAAACATTTGAGCAGCAGTTCCCACACCTTTTAATGGAAAGTTTGCCCTATTTAGCCCCACAACTCGTTTGGCAATTACTTGCCAGCTTCCGTTTGCCTCTCGGGTTTCACCAATCTAAAAGCGTACTTGAAGCATTTGCTAACCAGACACAATCATATGATGCTCTAAGTGGGCAACTATGGAAAAGTAGCTTAACATTCGGTCGAACGATGCAGTCTTTGAACCATCAACAACAAGGGGTCTGGTGCGACAAAATTCTAAAAAAACAAAACTGGCAAATTGTCGCTCACCATTACCACCTAGCAGGCAAAAAAGCGGTTGAGAAAAAATTATTAGAAACCGCAAAAAATATTCTGGAAGCGCTTCAAAACCACTAAATACCTAACATTCGTATAGAGTCCATTTCGCACCGGCCGGTACCTGTGCAGCCTACTGTAAAAACCGCTAAAATAGCGCAATATTTCCAAACACTCTGTTAAAAGCTGTAAACGTTTATGAACAAGCTCAACCCTATATTTTCTTTGATTGTAAAACTCAATCAAACCACCCAAACACTTGTCGGACATACCATTGCATGGGGAACCCTCACACTCGTTATTGTGACTGCGGCTGTTGTCATTTTGCGATATGGTTTCGATTTCGGCTCAATCGCTTTCCAAGAATCTATTATGTATAACCATGCTTTAGTGTTCATGCTAGGGATCTCCTATACATATCTCAAGGATGAACATGTTCGTGTCGACCTTTTTTACAACCAATATTCTGAACGTAAAAAGTACTGGGTTGATTTAATCGGCTCACTGTTCCTGACTTTACCGGTCACTATTTTCATTTTCTGGGCAAGCAGTGACTATATTGCCGCAAGCTGGTCCATCTCCGAAGGCTCTCCAGAGGCAGGAGGGTTGGGCTATATTTACCTCTTGAAAACCCTCATTGTCATTATGGCTGGGCTACTGATGTTGCAAGCTTTAGCAATTATCTCGCAATCAATTCTAGCGCTAAACGGAATAACGGCGATTAAACATGAAAATCATATTCAAGGGGGAAAACTCTAATGGAATGGCTATCCCTCTTATTGTTTGCACTCCTTTTTATTGCACTTCTTATTGGCTTCCCCGTTGCTTTAACCCTTGCTGGAATTTCACTACTTTTCGCGCTCATTGCCAACCTGTTCGGCGCATTTGATATGGCATTCTTGCAAAGTATCCCAAACCGCATATTTGATATCATGGGCAACGAGACTCTGATTGCAGTGCCGTTATTTGTCTTTATGGGCATCATGCTAGAGAAGTCGAAAATTGCGGAAAATCTTCTTACCACCATGGACGAATTAATGCGCGGTATTAAGGGCGGCTTGGGGATTGCTGTAATTTTGGTTGGAATGTTACTGGCAGCCAGTACAGGCATTGTTGGCGCAACAGTTGTGACCATGGGTCTGCTCGCTCTCCCCACAATGCTCAAACAAGGCTATTGCCCAAAGCTTGCCAGTGGCACGATTTGCGCCTCAGGCACTTTAGGCCAAATTATTCCACCGTCTATTATTCTGATTTTATTAGGTGATGTTTTATCGTCTTCCTATCAACAAGCCCAGCTCAATCAAGGTATTTTTTCACCAGAAACTCTTGCTGTGGGAGACCTATTTGTCGGAGCACTGTTTCCTGGAATGATGCTTGTGGTTTTGTATATGCTGTATGTGTTTTACCAAGCAATTCGCCATCCCGACAAAGTACCAAATCACATTGGCAACCCTGTTCCGGCAGGTCTTGGCCTCAGAATTATCAAAAGCCTGTTACCTCCATTACTGCTGATTTTCTTGGTTCTGGGTTCTATTCTGGGCGGTCTTTCCACACCAACAGAAGCCGCCTCACTAGGCGCAATAGGAGCTTTGCTGTTAGCCGCAATCAACCGACAACTCAGCCTTGCAACACTGCAAGACGTCATGCGTAACACCACAAAGATTACTGCCATGATTTTCTTGATCTTTATCGGAGCGGCATTTTTCTCACTGGTATTCCGAGGACTTGGAGGGGATGACTTAATCCATGACTTACTGTCTGATTTGCCTGGAGGCATCTTCACAGCGATGCTCATCGTGATGGCAATCATGTTCATTCTTGGCTTCTTTTTAGACTTT
Proteins encoded in this window:
- a CDS encoding TRAP transporter large permease encodes the protein MEWLSLLLFALLFIALLIGFPVALTLAGISLLFALIANLFGAFDMAFLQSIPNRIFDIMGNETLIAVPLFVFMGIMLEKSKIAENLLTTMDELMRGIKGGLGIAVILVGMLLAASTGIVGATVVTMGLLALPTMLKQGYCPKLASGTICASGTLGQIIPPSIILILLGDVLSSSYQQAQLNQGIFSPETLAVGDLFVGALFPGMMLVVLYMLYVFYQAIRHPDKVPNHIGNPVPAGLGLRIIKSLLPPLLLIFLVLGSILGGLSTPTEAASLGAIGALLLAAINRQLSLATLQDVMRNTTKITAMIFLIFIGAAFFSLVFRGLGGDDLIHDLLSDLPGGIFTAMLIVMAIMFILGFFLDFIEITYVIVPVVAPVLLMMGVDPIWLGIMIAINLQTAFLTPPFGFALFYLKGVAPPELKTMDLYKGVIPFIAIQLGVLVTIAIWPEIVTWLPSVIYNN
- a CDS encoding GNAT family N-acetyltransferase — translated: MNLHNFRRQLKAAHHRSLCIISGSKAWQWQKIAQLYQPPETITWIGQTIPETLQTMGANNQYIAPERLKYHLGQEVDTAILDIETGFNANQLGILSGMIKAGGLLILLVPNNEWWKLENSAIQRFLNTPLQPKDAFSHFYQHLHQTWQDSNCLWLSEQPHFEKAFTPQIPAGKTWTREDNFELTSEQQQALKKVHSVAFGHRKRPLVLSADRGRGKSSLLGIAAIEQLLEGKQHIVMTASRFDQVAKAFEQANKWLKNFLTTSKLQNTSQQIDLRQGEIIFTYQQQTKTLEFIAPDQLVLEPTTADVLMVDEAAFLPTPLLTELLKRHHRMVFATTLHGYEGSGRGFELRFKQSLNQLTPDWKNFHIHQPVRWADNDPLEIATNQALLLNANLSSAKPPKKFSLQSALEKGQLTIKNYTSQQLLAKPEQLKAMFTLLVQAHYQTSPNDLQHLLSAPNLRISACLFDNTPVAICLSIEEGGINSTNQQLQGHLVPQLVSRFYALPDFLTLKSWRIMRIAVHPEWQNQQIGSNLIQFVLAQAKTNKIDYVSGSFGVTPELFRFWQKLEFRALHIGNKRDKASGQHNLIVAKPMSALSQKYIATIQQTFEQQFPHLLMESLPYLAPQLVWQLLASFRLPLGFHQSKSVLEAFANQTQSYDALSGQLWKSSLTFGRTMQSLNHQQQGVWCDKILKKQNWQIVAHHYHLAGKKAVEKKLLETAKNILEALQNH
- a CDS encoding TRAP transporter small permease subunit codes for the protein MNKLNPIFSLIVKLNQTTQTLVGHTIAWGTLTLVIVTAAVVILRYGFDFGSIAFQESIMYNHALVFMLGISYTYLKDEHVRVDLFYNQYSERKKYWVDLIGSLFLTLPVTIFIFWASSDYIAASWSISEGSPEAGGLGYIYLLKTLIVIMAGLLMLQALAIISQSILALNGITAIKHENHIQGGKL